A single window of Ficedula albicollis isolate OC2 chromosome 8, FicAlb1.5, whole genome shotgun sequence DNA harbors:
- the GPSM2 gene encoding G-protein-signaling modulator 2 isoform X1 has translation MAENNVLVSMPEDRSFHVRYRMEASCLELALEGERLCKAGDCRAGVSFFEAAVQVGTEDLRTLSAIYSQLGNAYFYLHEYAKALEYHHHDLTLARTIGDLLGEAKASGNLGNTLKVLGNFEEAIVCCQRHLDISRELNDKVGEARALYNLGNVYHSKGKNVANAGTHDPGELPDDVKNALQKAAKYYEENLSIVTELGDRAAQGRAFGNLGNTHYLLGNFRSAVLAHEQRLLIAKEFGDRSAERRAYSNLGNAYIFLGEFETAAEYYRRTLQLARQLKDRAVEAQACYSLGNTYTLLQDYEKAIDYHLKHLVIAQELHDKIGEGRACWSLGNAHTALGNHDQAIHFAERHLEISREVGDRSGELTARLNLSDLQMVLGLSYSTNNSMMAESHAVENSLSGGRPRGRRYSMENMELMKLTPEKVPNWNSEILAKQKPLIAKTSAKLHFVNRLKGKKYKNGTTSKVLQDASNSIDHRLPNSQRKSSRETMADEGFFDLLSRFQSNRMDDQRCCFQEKNRLPAASVATSSTPPKTIIKSFSTSVVSPHTDEFLELLASSQSRRLDDQRASFSELPGLRLRQRGGQALLGHLVASSSRDLDDDFFDILVKCQGSRLDDQRCAPPGAAKGPTVPDEDFFSLILRSQAKRMDEQRVHLPSAIKGPNSS, from the exons ATGGCggaaaataatgttttggtAAGCATGCCTGAAGATCGTTCCTTTCACGTGCGATACAG GATGGAGGcttcctgcctggagctggctcTGGAAGGCGAGCGCCTGTGCAAGGCAGGAGATTGCCGTGCTGGAGTGTCTTTCTTTGAAGCAGCTGTTCAGGTTGGAACTGAAGATCTGCGAACCCTGAGTGCTATTTACAGCCAGCTGGGCAATGCCTATTTCTACCTGCATGAATATGCAAAGGCCTTGGAATACCATCACCATGATCTAACTCTTGCAAG GACAATTGGAGATCTACTGGGAGAAGCTAAAGCTAGTGGGAATCTGGGCAACACCCTAAAGGTACTTGGGAATTTTGAAGAAGCTATCGTTTGCTGTCAGAGACATCTGGATATTTCCAGAGAACTTAATGATAAG GTTGGAGAAGCAAGAGCACTATATAATCTGGGAAATGTGTATCACTCTAAAGGGAAAAATGTAGCTAATGCTGGGACTCATGATCCAGGGGAACTTCCAGATGATGTGAAAAATGCTTTACAAAAAGCTGCAAAGTACTATGA ggaaaacCTGTCAATAGTGACAGAGCTGGGTGACAGAGCAGCACAAGGGCGTGCCTTTGGAAATCTGGGAAACACACACTATCTTCTGGGCAACTTCAGGAGTGCAGTTTTAGCCCATGAACAG cGTCTCCTAATTGCAAAAGAATTTGGTGATAGATCAGCAGAAAGAAGAGCATACAGCAACCTTGGAAATGCCTACATATTTCTGGGGGAATTTGAAACTGCTGCTGAGTATTACAG GAGGACTCTGCAGCTGGCTCGGCAGCtgaaggacagagctgtggaAGCACAGGCCTGCTACAGCCTGGGGAACACCTACACTCTTCTCCAGGACTATGAGAAAGCAATTGATTATCATCTGAAACACCTGGTGATTGCTCAGGAACTACACGACAA AATTGGGGAAGGAAGAGCGTGCTGGAGTTTAGGGAATGCTCATACTGCTCTGGGAAATCATGACCAAGCCATCCATTTTGCAGAAAGGCACCTGGAGATTTCAAGAGAG GTAGGAGACAGAAGTGGAGAACTCACTGCCAGACTTAATCTCTCAGATCTTCAAATGGTTCTTGGATTAAGCTACAGCACAAATAACTCCATGATGGCAGAAAGCCACGCAGTGGAAAACAGTTTGAGTG GTGGCAGACCAAGAGGACGCCGTTACAGTATGGAAAACATGGAGCTTATGAAATTAACACCAGAAAAG GTTCCAAACTGGAACAGTGAGATTCTTGCAAAACAGAAACCCCTGATTGCCAAAACTTCAGCAAAACTTCATTTTGTAAATCGACTAAAAGGCAAAAAGTACAAAAACGGCACCACCTCCAAAGTTTTGCAGGATGCCAGTAATTCCATTGATCATCGACTCCCAAACTCTCAGAGG aaaagcagtCGTGAGACGATGGCAGACGAAGGGTTCTTTGATCTGCTGAGTCGGTTCCAGAGTAACAGGATGGATGATCAGAGGTGCTGCttccaggagaaaaacagaCTCCCAGCTGCTTCAGTGGCAACATCCTCTACCCCACCTAAAACaattataaaat ccttttccacGTCGGTGGTGTCCCCGCACACGGACGagttcctggagctgctggcgAGCTCGCAGAGCCGCCGGCTGGATGACCAGCGCGCCAGCTTCAGCGAGCTGCCCGGGCTGCGGCTGCGCCAGCGCGGTGGCCAGGCCCTGCTGGGCCACCTcgtggccagcagcagcagggacctggATGACGACTTCTTCGACATCCTCGTCAAATGCCAG GGTTCCAGACTGGATGATCAAAGATGtgctcctccaggagctgccaaaGGCCCCACTGTACCAGATGAGGATTTTTTCAGCCTGATTCTGCGCTCGCAAGCCAAGAGAATGGATGAACAGAGAGTCCACTTGCCCTCAGCTATAAAGGGACCCAATTCCAGCTGA
- the GPSM2 gene encoding G-protein-signaling modulator 2 isoform X2: MAENNVLVSMPEDRSFHVRYRMEASCLELALEGERLCKAGDCRAGVSFFEAAVQVGTEDLRTLSAIYSQLGNAYFYLHEYAKALEYHHHDLTLARTIGDLLGEAKASGNLGNTLKVLGNFEEAIVCCQRHLDISRELNDKVGEARALYNLGNVYHSKGKNVANAGTHDPGELPDDVKNALQKAAKYYEENLSIVTELGDRAAQGRAFGNLGNTHYLLGNFRSAVLAHEQRLLIAKEFGDRSAERRAYSNLGNAYIFLGEFETAAEYYRRTLQLARQLKDRAVEAQACYSLGNTYTLLQDYEKAIDYHLKHLVIAQELHDKIGEGRACWSLGNAHTALGNHDQAIHFAERHLEISREVGDRSGELTARLNLSDLQMVLGLSYSTNNSMMAESHAVENSLSGGRPRGRRYSMENMELMKLTPEKKSSRETMADEGFFDLLSRFQSNRMDDQRCCFQEKNRLPAASVATSSTPPKTIIKSFSTSVVSPHTDEFLELLASSQSRRLDDQRASFSELPGLRLRQRGGQALLGHLVASSSRDLDDDFFDILVKCQGSRLDDQRCAPPGAAKGPTVPDEDFFSLILRSQAKRMDEQRVHLPSAIKGPNSS; encoded by the exons ATGGCggaaaataatgttttggtAAGCATGCCTGAAGATCGTTCCTTTCACGTGCGATACAG GATGGAGGcttcctgcctggagctggctcTGGAAGGCGAGCGCCTGTGCAAGGCAGGAGATTGCCGTGCTGGAGTGTCTTTCTTTGAAGCAGCTGTTCAGGTTGGAACTGAAGATCTGCGAACCCTGAGTGCTATTTACAGCCAGCTGGGCAATGCCTATTTCTACCTGCATGAATATGCAAAGGCCTTGGAATACCATCACCATGATCTAACTCTTGCAAG GACAATTGGAGATCTACTGGGAGAAGCTAAAGCTAGTGGGAATCTGGGCAACACCCTAAAGGTACTTGGGAATTTTGAAGAAGCTATCGTTTGCTGTCAGAGACATCTGGATATTTCCAGAGAACTTAATGATAAG GTTGGAGAAGCAAGAGCACTATATAATCTGGGAAATGTGTATCACTCTAAAGGGAAAAATGTAGCTAATGCTGGGACTCATGATCCAGGGGAACTTCCAGATGATGTGAAAAATGCTTTACAAAAAGCTGCAAAGTACTATGA ggaaaacCTGTCAATAGTGACAGAGCTGGGTGACAGAGCAGCACAAGGGCGTGCCTTTGGAAATCTGGGAAACACACACTATCTTCTGGGCAACTTCAGGAGTGCAGTTTTAGCCCATGAACAG cGTCTCCTAATTGCAAAAGAATTTGGTGATAGATCAGCAGAAAGAAGAGCATACAGCAACCTTGGAAATGCCTACATATTTCTGGGGGAATTTGAAACTGCTGCTGAGTATTACAG GAGGACTCTGCAGCTGGCTCGGCAGCtgaaggacagagctgtggaAGCACAGGCCTGCTACAGCCTGGGGAACACCTACACTCTTCTCCAGGACTATGAGAAAGCAATTGATTATCATCTGAAACACCTGGTGATTGCTCAGGAACTACACGACAA AATTGGGGAAGGAAGAGCGTGCTGGAGTTTAGGGAATGCTCATACTGCTCTGGGAAATCATGACCAAGCCATCCATTTTGCAGAAAGGCACCTGGAGATTTCAAGAGAG GTAGGAGACAGAAGTGGAGAACTCACTGCCAGACTTAATCTCTCAGATCTTCAAATGGTTCTTGGATTAAGCTACAGCACAAATAACTCCATGATGGCAGAAAGCCACGCAGTGGAAAACAGTTTGAGTG GTGGCAGACCAAGAGGACGCCGTTACAGTATGGAAAACATGGAGCTTATGAAATTAACACCAGAAAAG aaaagcagtCGTGAGACGATGGCAGACGAAGGGTTCTTTGATCTGCTGAGTCGGTTCCAGAGTAACAGGATGGATGATCAGAGGTGCTGCttccaggagaaaaacagaCTCCCAGCTGCTTCAGTGGCAACATCCTCTACCCCACCTAAAACaattataaaat ccttttccacGTCGGTGGTGTCCCCGCACACGGACGagttcctggagctgctggcgAGCTCGCAGAGCCGCCGGCTGGATGACCAGCGCGCCAGCTTCAGCGAGCTGCCCGGGCTGCGGCTGCGCCAGCGCGGTGGCCAGGCCCTGCTGGGCCACCTcgtggccagcagcagcagggacctggATGACGACTTCTTCGACATCCTCGTCAAATGCCAG GGTTCCAGACTGGATGATCAAAGATGtgctcctccaggagctgccaaaGGCCCCACTGTACCAGATGAGGATTTTTTCAGCCTGATTCTGCGCTCGCAAGCCAAGAGAATGGATGAACAGAGAGTCCACTTGCCCTCAGCTATAAAGGGACCCAATTCCAGCTGA